A genome region from Sulfurimonas hongkongensis includes the following:
- a CDS encoding beta strand repeat-containing protein — MALTKTQVSQLYVSLFGRASEGEGNTHWQAEADMATAANAMLDTDAANTYFGGELADQAFIEYIYLNTLGKTYAEDSSGVDFWTNALATNSRGTVVAELIKSAVEIQNTAPTAASQQFANRVEVSDYTADTLATPPADYATSTAFASANKPAGALTVTDDAATVTTAKSKIDSVNPDHGETFVLTKSVSDEVVNGTEKNDIFDATELGSLQNGDLVLDNTTTDSDILNASVNSDSISARIQNVETLNIQGEFVKTGFNLTNVSGTKDLNLSTKIAGGVATVTAANSLNAENINAGTNIATLDITSLTSGTRDEVTVDAGAATTINLTGAAAGADNYNVTATDDATVTLTTINSAGDTVTINAAGELELDSAQGAAAGVTTMTQNLELDINASDDLEVTLSQSAAGALIGKEVTLSGNGDITLVSTNGLDLMGSYDTTVGVVQNYDGVKVTASNSGVSTIAIDTLTLNNTVAASVATIDLSKAAVDIISLTGGTAGAAAVNTTGTTTINENTTLNLAADLGGNGLTLNVDNGDKDTAFTTGTAMMTISEAQTSAGSVITTGASVDTLLISAEADEVTDYDADENGFDEISSMVVDDVTLSAAVSTGGATTDTSTDVMVVQGDENITFNNITVMNYGQVISAASLEGDLTINSVTDSDVGATANAAKFVTIVGGKGDDIITTGTNTKLDVQAMYGDNIINVATAAAGTKVTTGAGDDRITSSTTATTIKAGAGNDTVIAAGNDTIWTEAGSDKIEITDNLATVGTVTVKDFVKGTDTVVLTTATAAGNIRLDNLDVAAGVYTVAGTAAGAGVWDVKLENSGTLLSSKDMRDSIQVRNVTLDTTAASVNVLGNKDDSVIVAAGKMATVTLGGGDDSVEIVTAAAATAPHATIKDFTVGEDKVILTSASSTASTKVNVNLKNVSDVLGVYTIGDATIGADIKLENGGSDIVTDNDLESMVQLGKATAAFTVENAATATAATDSSVTVSGGKFDDVVELVFTANTTGKENNVTYNFKNDGGVDTIIMAANVAATGANVDHGSYVDFNQITGIDTITDAANKKVDLAANASKIADAKDSAVYVFADSSDGTGSAEITTFVKHTANGYTQEVIDDEIAAFINAGLGVQDGENYIVVINDQSTATYQAAAGGGQDVGTTDYDAYAYLVKGDADGVQADNITLIGMLDDDNGTAGDTVFTALDIA; from the coding sequence ATGGCTTTAACAAAAACTCAAGTATCTCAACTCTATGTATCTTTATTCGGAAGAGCATCAGAGGGTGAAGGTAATACACACTGGCAAGCAGAAGCCGATATGGCAACAGCTGCAAACGCTATGTTAGATACAGATGCTGCAAACACATACTTTGGTGGCGAGCTTGCTGATCAAGCGTTTATTGAGTATATTTACTTAAACACACTTGGTAAAACATATGCAGAAGATAGCTCTGGTGTTGACTTTTGGACAAATGCTCTTGCAACAAACTCAAGAGGCACAGTAGTTGCAGAACTTATTAAGTCAGCAGTAGAGATCCAAAACACAGCTCCAACAGCAGCTTCTCAACAATTTGCTAACCGTGTAGAAGTATCTGACTATACAGCGGACACTCTAGCAACACCTCCAGCAGACTATGCAACATCAACTGCATTCGCTTCAGCTAACAAACCAGCAGGTGCATTGACTGTTACTGATGACGCAGCTACTGTTACTACTGCAAAATCTAAGATTGATTCAGTTAACCCTGACCATGGCGAGACTTTCGTGCTTACTAAAAGTGTCAGCGATGAAGTAGTAAACGGTACTGAAAAAAATGACATATTTGATGCTACTGAACTTGGCTCACTTCAAAATGGTGACTTAGTATTAGATAACACTACGACAGATAGCGATATTTTAAACGCTTCAGTAAACTCTGATAGCATATCTGCAAGAATCCAAAATGTTGAAACACTTAACATTCAAGGTGAGTTTGTAAAAACAGGATTTAATCTTACAAATGTGAGTGGCACAAAAGATCTTAACCTAAGCACTAAAATCGCTGGTGGTGTAGCAACTGTTACAGCTGCAAACTCACTAAATGCTGAAAACATCAACGCTGGTACAAACATAGCTACTCTTGATATTACTTCACTTACATCTGGAACAAGAGATGAAGTAACTGTAGATGCAGGTGCTGCTACAACTATTAACCTAACAGGTGCTGCAGCTGGTGCTGATAACTATAATGTAACAGCTACTGATGATGCTACAGTTACTTTAACAACTATTAACTCAGCTGGTGATACTGTTACTATAAACGCTGCAGGTGAATTAGAATTAGACTCTGCTCAAGGTGCTGCTGCTGGTGTTACTACTATGACTCAAAATCTTGAGTTAGATATCAACGCAAGTGATGATTTAGAAGTAACACTTTCTCAAAGCGCTGCAGGTGCCCTTATCGGTAAAGAAGTTACTTTATCAGGAAATGGTGACATCACATTAGTGAGTACAAATGGACTTGATTTAATGGGTAGTTATGACACAACTGTAGGGGTAGTACAAAATTATGACGGTGTAAAAGTAACTGCTTCAAACAGTGGAGTTTCTACAATTGCTATTGATACTTTGACTCTTAATAACACAGTAGCAGCAAGCGTTGCAACGATTGATCTATCTAAAGCAGCTGTAGATATTATTAGTCTAACTGGTGGTACAGCTGGAGCAGCTGCAGTAAATACAACTGGTACAACTACTATCAACGAAAACACAACACTAAACCTTGCAGCTGACTTAGGTGGTAATGGTTTGACTTTAAATGTAGATAATGGAGATAAAGATACAGCATTTACAACTGGTACTGCTATGATGACTATCTCTGAAGCACAAACTTCAGCTGGTTCTGTAATAACAACAGGTGCATCGGTAGATACACTACTTATCTCTGCAGAAGCTGATGAAGTAACAGACTATGATGCTGATGAAAATGGATTTGATGAAATCTCTTCTATGGTTGTAGATGATGTTACTTTAAGTGCTGCAGTTTCTACTGGTGGTGCTACAACTGATACTTCAACTGATGTTATGGTTGTTCAAGGTGATGAAAACATCACATTTAACAACATCACTGTTATGAACTACGGTCAAGTAATCTCTGCTGCTAGCCTTGAGGGAGACCTTACAATCAATAGTGTAACAGACTCAGATGTTGGTGCGACTGCAAATGCTGCGAAGTTTGTAACTATCGTTGGCGGTAAAGGTGATGATATTATTACTACAGGTACTAATACAAAACTTGATGTACAAGCAATGTACGGAGATAACATTATAAATGTAGCGACTGCTGCAGCTGGTACTAAAGTAACAACTGGTGCTGGAGATGATAGAATTACTTCAAGTACTACTGCTACAACTATCAAAGCTGGTGCAGGTAACGATACTGTTATTGCAGCTGGAAATGATACTATCTGGACAGAAGCTGGAAGTGATAAAATTGAAATTACTGATAACCTTGCTACAGTAGGTACTGTTACAGTAAAAGATTTTGTTAAAGGTACAGATACTGTAGTTCTTACTACTGCAACTGCTGCTGGTAATATCAGACTTGATAATCTAGATGTAGCTGCTGGTGTATATACAGTTGCTGGAACTGCTGCTGGTGCTGGTGTTTGGGATGTCAAACTTGAAAATAGTGGTACACTATTAAGCTCAAAAGACATGAGAGATTCTATCCAAGTTAGAAATGTAACTCTTGATACTACAGCTGCATCTGTAAATGTTCTTGGTAATAAAGATGATTCTGTAATTGTTGCAGCAGGAAAAATGGCAACTGTTACTTTAGGTGGTGGAGATGACTCAGTTGAAATTGTAACAGCTGCTGCTGCTACTGCTCCTCACGCAACTATCAAAGACTTTACAGTTGGTGAAGATAAGGTTATTTTAACTAGTGCTTCATCTACTGCTTCAACAAAAGTTAATGTAAATCTTAAGAATGTATCTGATGTTCTAGGTGTATACACTATCGGTGATGCAACAATTGGAGCTGATATTAAGCTTGAAAATGGTGGAAGTGATATCGTAACTGATAATGACTTAGAATCAATGGTGCAACTTGGTAAAGCGACTGCTGCATTTACTGTAGAAAATGCAGCTACAGCTACAGCTGCAACTGATAGTAGTGTAACAGTAAGTGGTGGTAAGTTTGATGATGTTGTTGAATTAGTATTTACAGCTAATACAACTGGAAAGGAAAACAATGTTACTTACAACTTTAAAAACGATGGTGGTGTTGATACGATAATTATGGCTGCAAATGTTGCAGCAACTGGAGCAAATGTAGATCATGGTTCTTATGTCGATTTCAACCAAATCACAGGTATAGATACAATCACTGATGCAGCTAATAAAAAAGTTGATTTAGCAGCTAATGCGTCTAAAATTGCAGATGCTAAAGATAGTGCTGTATATGTATTTGCTGATAGTAGTGATGGTACAGGAAGTGCAGAGATTACAACTTTCGTAAAACATACAGCAAATGGTTATACACAAGAGGTAATAGATGATGAGATAGCAGCATTTATTAACGCTGGTCTTGGTGTACAAGATGGTGAAAACTATATAGTAGTTATCAACGATCAATCTACTGCAACATATCAGGCTGCAGCTGGTGGCGGACAAGATGTTGGTACAACAGACTACGACGCTTATGCTTACCTAGTAAAAGGTGATGCAGATGGTGTTCAAGCTGACAACATCACTTTAATCGGTATGTTAGATGATGACAATGGAACTGCAGGTGACACTGTTTTCACAGCTCTAGATATCGCATAA
- a CDS encoding DUF6447 family protein yields MAETITIDGKTYNTDKLSDEAKDQLSSLQITDKEIASLKTQTAIAQTARNAYAKALADALPKD; encoded by the coding sequence ATGGCAGAAACAATTACAATAGATGGAAAAACATATAACACAGATAAACTCTCAGATGAAGCAAAGGATCAGCTAAGTTCATTGCAGATAACAGATAAAGAGATAGCAAGTCTAAAAACTCAAACAGCAATAGCCCAAACAGCAAGAAACGCTTACGCAAAAGCACTAGCTGATGCCCTACCAAAAGATTAG
- a CDS encoding SapC family protein, producing MRLIPISKNLDINTSYAPHSNDYTFAKNISIAPALLAELPQLITSYTLCFLKKEDSYELVVLTGDTNTNCYINPKGIWLCEIIPAHFKSYPFFIAKDKNSNLVLSIDEEALQKAEDSQSIFSSEHNLTPEVQKTAEFLQSCHSNKLQTKKAVDALAKHELFTPFEIEIVDAEKKTLQGIYAIDEEKLNTLEADTLKELRDNSALTVAYAQLFSRANESQLSKRLQYIQTQEPKKDKIDLDNFFSENNSISFT from the coding sequence ATGAGACTAATCCCAATTAGCAAAAACCTAGATATTAACACTAGCTATGCACCACACAGCAATGATTATACTTTTGCTAAAAACATCTCAATAGCCCCAGCACTCCTAGCTGAACTTCCTCAACTCATAACAAGCTATACACTTTGCTTTTTAAAAAAAGAAGATAGTTATGAGCTAGTAGTTCTAACAGGAGATACAAACACCAACTGCTACATAAACCCAAAAGGTATATGGCTATGCGAGATAATCCCTGCACATTTTAAATCATATCCATTCTTTATAGCTAAAGATAAAAACAGTAACCTAGTCCTATCAATAGATGAAGAGGCTTTACAAAAGGCAGAAGATTCCCAAAGTATATTTAGCAGTGAGCATAACCTAACTCCTGAGGTACAAAAAACAGCAGAGTTTTTACAAAGCTGCCACAGCAATAAACTACAAACTAAAAAAGCAGTAGATGCCCTAGCTAAGCATGAGCTTTTTACTCCATTTGAAATTGAGATAGTAGATGCAGAGAAAAAGACACTACAAGGTATCTATGCTATAGATGAAGAAAAGCTAAACACCTTAGAGGCAGATACTCTAAAAGAGCTAAGAGATAACTCAGCACTAACAGTAGCCTATGCACAACTCTTCTCAAGAGCCAATGAGTCACAACTAAGTAAACGATTGCAATATATACAGACGCAA
- a CDS encoding tetratricopeptide repeat-containing sulfotransferase family protein, translated as MNPNTETIKNNILELYNAKKYKEAIEEAKKHDFDNLFLYNLMASCYKYIKEYENSLEYFQKALAEGQNYHIYYNLANLYEMMEKYDDAIKNYELSLSLEKNQPLCLQNIGHCHMQAKRSDKALAYLKKAYKLDKKNAAIANSLATAYKDVSDASSATKYYKEAIKLDPKNPNGYNNIGVHYMNLNEKEKALECYAKALEIKPDDMVTHRHITMISKYDKDSDHLAQMLEFEKKTTDKEQLCQLCYALAKAHEDIGDYDKFFHYLNLASELRLQTNEYDFQKETNTFKLVKYFHNKHKDSKVDKRKLVKGKQPIFVIGMPRSGTTLVEQILSSHSSVHGAGELYYFSNLAKKTLEKVLKKEDYDYSKEVANLRKGYYEAIKAHNIKEPIFVDKMPENFKFVHMMIDAFPEAKIVHLNRDPMAVCWSMYKQYFHAGIYYSCNQRYLGRFHKLYQHIMKYYNEAYGNKIYNLNYEALTENQEEETRKLLEYCELPWEDSCLEFHKNKRAVATASNQQVRKGMYKGSSKAWKKYEKYLQPLMEELDKEGCALDNKALDGIYHDTINQIRHLKQLMGITQTARNVYANALKKEVPKKQAPKGQTQGIATINDKNYLIDDLSQKAKEYLASYKASQERVELLERKLEIAKTALQQ; from the coding sequence ATGAATCCAAACACAGAAACTATAAAAAATAATATTTTAGAACTATATAATGCTAAAAAGTATAAAGAGGCAATAGAAGAAGCTAAAAAACACGACTTTGATAACCTTTTCTTATACAATCTTATGGCTAGTTGCTACAAATACATAAAAGAGTATGAAAACTCTTTAGAATATTTTCAAAAAGCCCTAGCTGAGGGACAAAACTATCATATCTACTACAATCTTGCTAATCTTTATGAGATGATGGAGAAGTATGATGATGCCATAAAAAACTATGAACTCTCCCTATCACTTGAGAAAAACCAACCCCTTTGCCTACAAAACATTGGACATTGCCATATGCAAGCTAAACGCTCAGATAAAGCACTAGCATATCTAAAAAAAGCATATAAACTTGATAAGAAAAATGCCGCAATTGCCAATTCTCTTGCAACTGCTTATAAAGATGTAAGCGATGCAAGTTCAGCCACAAAGTACTATAAAGAAGCAATAAAACTAGACCCTAAAAATCCAAATGGCTATAACAACATTGGAGTTCACTATATGAACCTTAATGAAAAAGAAAAAGCCTTGGAGTGCTATGCTAAAGCTCTAGAAATAAAACCTGATGATATGGTAACTCACCGCCATATCACTATGATAAGTAAGTATGATAAAGACTCAGATCATCTAGCACAGATGTTAGAGTTTGAAAAAAAAACTACAGATAAAGAACAACTCTGCCAACTTTGCTACGCTTTGGCTAAGGCTCATGAAGATATAGGAGATTATGATAAATTTTTTCATTATCTAAATCTAGCAAGTGAGTTAAGATTACAAACAAATGAGTATGACTTTCAAAAAGAGACCAATACCTTTAAACTTGTCAAATACTTCCATAATAAACATAAAGATTCTAAAGTAGATAAAAGAAAACTCGTTAAAGGTAAGCAGCCTATCTTTGTGATTGGTATGCCACGAAGTGGTACAACGCTAGTTGAGCAGATTTTATCTAGCCACTCTAGCGTTCATGGTGCAGGAGAACTCTACTACTTCTCAAACCTTGCAAAAAAAACACTAGAAAAAGTGCTAAAGAAAGAGGATTATGACTACTCCAAAGAGGTAGCAAACTTGCGAAAAGGCTACTATGAAGCTATAAAAGCTCATAATATAAAAGAACCAATATTTGTAGATAAGATGCCTGAGAACTTTAAGTTTGTGCATATGATGATAGATGCATTCCCAGAAGCTAAAATAGTACACTTAAATCGTGACCCTATGGCAGTTTGCTGGAGTATGTATAAACAGTATTTCCATGCAGGAATCTATTACTCATGTAATCAACGCTACCTTGGTCGCTTTCATAAGCTGTATCAGCATATTATGAAGTATTACAATGAAGCTTATGGTAATAAAATATATAATCTAAACTATGAAGCTCTCACAGAGAACCAAGAAGAAGAGACTAGAAAACTACTAGAGTATTGTGAACTACCTTGGGAAGATAGTTGTTTGGAGTTTCATAAGAATAAAAGAGCTGTAGCAACTGCAAGTAACCAGCAGGTGCGAAAAGGAATGTACAAAGGTAGCTCAAAAGCGTGGAAAAAGTATGAAAAATATCTACAGCCACTTATGGAAGAACTTGATAAAGAGGGCTGTGCTCTTGATAATAAAGCCCTAGATGGAATCTATCATGATACAATCAACCAAATCCGTCACTTAAAGCAGCTTATGGGGATTACGCAAACAGCTAGAAATGTTTACGCAAATGCTCTAAAAAAGGAAGTACCAAAAAAACAAGCTCCAAAAGGTCAAACACAAGGTATAGCAACTATAAATGATAAAAACTATCTCATAGATGACCTTAGCCAAAAAGCCAAAGAGTATCTTGCAAGCTATAAAGCTTCTCAAGAGAGAGTAGAACTACTTGAGCGAAAGCTAGAGATCGCTAAAACAGCTCTTCAACAATAA